The following proteins come from a genomic window of Trifolium pratense cultivar HEN17-A07 linkage group LG4, ARS_RC_1.1, whole genome shotgun sequence:
- the LOC123922828 gene encoding uncharacterized protein LOC123922828, with product MNGWNEHLEQDGDDDDIFEEASLLAALVGEYAVNNLCKKPCRTSELTGHSWVQEILQGNPTRCYEMFRMEKHIFNKLCTELMEHGLKSSKRMGVEEMVAMFLVIVGHGVGNRMIQERFQHSGETLVLVTKPSLSEENPTQNIMVVCDWNMCFTFVLAGWEGTAHDARVFDQALTKKELNFPHPPPDKFYLVDSGYPTPVGYIGPYRCERYHLPEFRRSNRFENHNEVFNYYHSSLRCTIERTFGVWKNRFAILRRMPKFKYETQVQIVVSTMAIHNFIRRTAEVDSDFNLYEDENTVIHHDEIHRSNNLDPSQVFNVDFSSEMDHVRDLIRNQIIESRLNN from the exons ATGAATGGTTGGAATGAACACTTGGAACaagatggtgatgatgatgatatttttgAAGAAGCTTCTCTTTTGGCTGCACTAGTTGGTGAGTATGCagtaaataatttatgcaaaaaaCCGTGTAGAACTAGTGAACTAACCGGTCATTCATGGGTTCAAGAAATATTACAAGGGAATCCCACTCGTTGTTATGAAATGTTTCGAAtggaaaaacatatttttaacaaattatgtACTGAATTAATGGAACATGGTTTAAAGTCTTCTAAACGTATGGGAGTTGAAGAAATGGTTGCAATGTTTCTAGTCATTGTAGGCCATGGGGTAGGCAATAGAATGATTCAAGAAAGATTTCAACACTCGGGTGAAACG TTAGTGCTAGTGACCAAACCAAGTTTATCGGAAGAAAATCCAACACAAAATATTATGGTTGTATGTGATTGGAATATGTGCTTCACTTTTGTGTTAGCTGGTTGGGAAGGTACTGCCCATGATGCTCGTGTTTTTGATCAAGCTCTTACAAAGAAAGAGCTTAATTTTCCACATCCTCCTCCGG ATAAGTTTTATTTGGTAGATTCTGGGTATCCAACACCAGTAGGATACATTGGTCCTTATAGATGTGAACGCTACCATCTTCCCGAGTTTAGACGTTCAAATAGATTTGAAAATCATAATGAAGTATTCAATTATTACCACTCAAGTTTAAGATGCACAATAGAAAGAACTTTTGGGGTGTGGAAGAATAGATTTGCAATCCTACGTCGCATGCCGAAGTTCAAATATGAAACACAAGTTCAAATAGTAGTCTCAACAATGGCAATACACAACTTTATCAGAAGAACTGCTGAAGTGGATAGTGATTTTAATCTTTATGAAGATGAAAACACAGTCATTCACCATGATGAAATTCATAGATCAAATAACTTAGATCCGTCACAAGTTTTCAATGTAGATTTTTCGTCAGAGATGGATCATGTTCGAGACTTAATTCGTAATCAAATTATAGAATCTAGGTTAAATAATTAG